One Methylomonas sp. LL1 DNA segment encodes these proteins:
- a CDS encoding sirohydrochlorin chelatase, with product MTTTVLLVGHGSRNQAGNDEIRQFQQQWQAQHPDWRIELCYIELADVLLPEGLQRAAQGSDRVIVVPLIISAAGHVKMEIPEHIEEAREKFPTVEFIYAPHLGSNETMLAILQKQLKSALKTLAMPDPKTTGVIILGRGSSDKVANGELAKLARWLFEATEHELIDIAFTGITHPRLETAVQRQVRLGMTQIAILPYYLFTGLLIERIGKQVERLQSQYPRIAFGSGTYFGFDPAIFKLLDQRVIEASDPVAPQMLECDGCQYREQAEHHHHHH from the coding sequence ATGACAACCACCGTTCTCTTAGTCGGCCACGGTTCACGTAATCAGGCCGGTAACGATGAAATTCGTCAATTTCAGCAGCAATGGCAAGCCCAACACCCCGATTGGCGCATCGAGTTGTGCTATATCGAATTGGCTGACGTACTGTTGCCCGAGGGTCTTCAGCGCGCCGCGCAAGGTTCTGACCGTGTGATTGTGGTACCGCTGATAATCAGTGCCGCCGGGCATGTGAAGATGGAGATTCCCGAGCATATCGAAGAAGCCCGCGAAAAATTTCCAACGGTCGAATTCATCTACGCGCCGCATCTGGGCAGCAACGAAACCATGCTGGCCATCCTGCAAAAACAACTGAAAAGCGCACTGAAAACACTGGCGATGCCGGATCCCAAAACCACCGGGGTGATCATTTTGGGACGTGGTTCATCGGACAAAGTCGCCAACGGTGAATTGGCCAAACTGGCACGCTGGCTGTTTGAAGCCACCGAGCATGAACTGATCGATATCGCCTTCACCGGCATTACCCATCCACGTCTGGAAACCGCCGTGCAACGTCAGGTGCGACTCGGCATGACGCAGATTGCGATTTTGCCTTATTACCTGTTCACCGGCTTGCTAATCGAGCGTATCGGCAAACAGGTCGAGCGCTTGCAAAGCCAATATCCGCGGATTGCGTTTGGTTCCGGTACTTATTTTGGTTTTGATCCGGCGATTTTTAAATTGCTGGATCAACGGGTGATCGAAGCCAGCGACCCGGTCGCGCCGCAAATGCTG
- the cobM gene encoding precorrin-4 C(11)-methyltransferase, with translation MSELAKVWFVGAGPGDPDLITVKGRDLIAKADAILFAGSLVQAAATQWAPSGCVIKDSKDMTLEQISGWLIAQAGPGKVVIRLQTGDPGLYGALIEMVQPLDAASIAVEVVPGVSSAFAAMACAVESLTLPEVTQTVILTRVEGRTPMPDGECLQELASHHSTLCLFLSITLLPTIERELKAAGWADDAPVLVVHKASWPDEQQIIRGTLADIRERCRAAKINSQAMIVISPTLGSRHWSSLKKSKLYDAGFTHRFRRAERPQSKE, from the coding sequence CCCGGCGACCCGGATTTAATCACCGTCAAGGGCCGCGACTTAATCGCCAAGGCTGACGCCATTTTGTTCGCGGGCTCACTGGTACAGGCCGCCGCGACACAATGGGCGCCGAGCGGCTGCGTGATCAAAGATTCCAAAGACATGACCCTGGAGCAGATTAGCGGCTGGCTGATAGCCCAAGCCGGGCCGGGAAAAGTCGTGATTCGCCTGCAAACCGGCGACCCCGGTTTGTACGGCGCCTTGATCGAAATGGTGCAGCCGCTGGATGCGGCCAGTATCGCGGTTGAAGTCGTGCCGGGCGTCTCGTCGGCTTTTGCCGCGATGGCCTGCGCGGTGGAGAGCCTGACCTTGCCGGAAGTCACGCAAACCGTGATTTTGACCCGCGTCGAAGGCCGCACGCCGATGCCGGACGGTGAATGCTTGCAGGAACTGGCCAGCCATCACAGTACCTTGTGCCTGTTTTTATCGATTACCTTGTTGCCCACGATCGAGCGTGAACTGAAAGCCGCCGGCTGGGCGGATGACGCCCCGGTATTGGTGGTTCACAAAGCCAGCTGGCCTGATGAACAACAGATTATTCGCGGCACGCTGGCCGATATTCGAGAACGCTGCCGGGCCGCCAAGATCAACAGCCAGGCCATGATCGTCATCAGCCCCACCTTGGGCTCACGCCATTGGTCGTCGTTAAAAAAATCCAAACTTTACGATGCCGGGTTTACCCATCGTTTTCGCCGTGCCGAACGGCCTCAGTCTAAGGAATAA